TTGCATTTGCCATGCCCGGATCGCTAATTAATTTTGACAGTGCTCCGTTACCATTATTCATGCTGTGACTGAAAATCGCCAGTTCTTCGGAAATTACGCTTACATTATCCATGCTTTTTTTGACGGTTTTCATAATATCGCTCATTTCTACACTGCTCACTGAAGCAATTTGACCATTATTTTCAATTACCATTTGTGACTTTACACCCGGAGTTATGGTAAGTACTTTATCACCCATCAGTCCGTCAGATCCAATACTTGCCCTTGCATCCGTTTTAATAAATTCGCGGACATCATCTTTAATGACCATTCCTACTACGACGGTGGAATCATTCACCAGCTGAATTTCGTCTATAGTCCCAATATTGATTCCGGAAAATCGTACATTATTACCAACCTCCAATCCGCTTACAGTTTTAAAACTAGATGTAATTCGGAATGTAGATCCAAAAAGATTTTTTTGTTTTCCGATAAAGTAAACTGCCAGTATAAAAAGCAGTAAACCTATTGTTACAAACATTCCTAATTTCCAGGTATATCCAGATTGCTTCTTCATGATCTTTGTTTTTGGTTTTATATTTTTATTCAAAGAATGAGCGTACCCATTCGTCTTCACTTTTTTCTAATTCTTCGTAAGTTCCTTCTGCCTGTATTGTACCTTCTTTTAAAACGATAATGCGGTCAGCGGTTAGTTTTGCACAAGGCATATCGTGTGTAATAATGATTGCAGTGGTTTTTTGCTTTTGTTTGATATCTAATATCAATTCGCTGATTTCTCTTGATGTAATTGTATCTAATCCCGTTGTGGGCTCATCATATAAAATAATTTCAGGCTT
The Flavobacterium flavigenum genome window above contains:
- a CDS encoding MlaD family protein, producing the protein MKKQSGYTWKLGMFVTIGLLLFILAVYFIGKQKNLFGSTFRITSSFKTVSGLEVGNNVRFSGINIGTIDEIQLVNDSTVVVGMVIKDDVREFIKTDARASIGSDGLMGDKVLTITPGVKSQMVIENNGQIASVSSVEMSDIMKTVKKSMDNVSVISEELAIFSHSMNNGNGALSKLISDPGMANAMDKTLDNLEKGTKGFSENMEAAKSNFLLRGYFKKKEKEKKEKLEEAKEKKEEQQEKAEKEKEEKLKEEKKKAEEAAEKAEEDKKKNK